A section of the Flavobacterium sp. CG_23.5 genome encodes:
- a CDS encoding AsmA-like C-terminal region-containing protein, with protein MLKTILKVILIIVLLFAVALFAVPYFFKDQIKAKITQAINEKVDAKVSFEDANLSLFKNFPNANVTVDKLVIINKAPFLGDTLISLGELNLKMSIKELFKSKEEAMNIEGVTSKNGLINIIFNKDGIGNYDIALKDKTNKDGGKNNPLKLNIQNYKVENFKFKYFDESSKIKMVIDSLNHEGTGNFAVSKLDLVTKSTATISLDMDKVNYMKNVPLTLDAVLGIDLENSKYTFKENKALINQLPLEFDGFIQLVDAGQQYDLKFKTPTSSFKNFLGIIPAAYASSLDKVKTTGDFTVFGFAKGLYSDTTVPKFNIAIASNNASFQYPNLPKSVQNIVIDTKIINETGILNDTYVNLDKLSFKIDQDIFNAKANIRNVTKNPIIDAALKGTINLANLTKAYPIKLKKPLSGILKADVTTKFDMESVEKSQYQNINNAGTMSLSGFNYTDENGKTMNISNAMVQFNPSQVDLKQFDATTGKSDISVTGVLENFYGFIFRNQELKGNFYMNSKQLAVSDFMTAGETTKTQTKKAEAMKIPAFLNCTLTAKANTVLYDNLTLKDVSGKLIVKDEKVTLQNVKTSIFGGTIGVNGAVSTKGKTPVFDMSLNLNQVDIAQSFTQLNMLKKIAPIAGIINGKLNSTIKLNGFLDAIALTPDLKTLTGDLLGQLLSTTVNSTNSTLLTALGSNLKFIDVSKINLNDLKAAVTFKDGKVNVKPFNINYKDIKATIGGTHGFDQSMNYNLKFDVPAKYLGSEANALIAKLSAADAAKLQSFPINAVLSGNFTNPKITTDINTAVTKLTTQLVNQQKERLVKQGTSALTDYINKNKKPSDTTKTSTTKEDVKTKATDLLNGLFNKKKKVEEPTKTN; from the coding sequence ATGTTAAAAACAATTTTAAAAGTCATTTTAATTATAGTTCTCCTATTTGCAGTTGCTCTATTTGCGGTTCCCTATTTTTTTAAAGACCAAATAAAAGCCAAAATTACCCAAGCTATCAATGAGAAAGTAGATGCCAAAGTTTCCTTCGAAGATGCAAATTTGAGTTTATTCAAAAATTTTCCAAATGCTAATGTCACTGTTGATAAATTGGTTATCATCAATAAAGCCCCTTTCCTTGGCGATACTTTAATTTCTTTGGGCGAATTAAATTTAAAAATGTCTATCAAGGAACTTTTTAAAAGCAAAGAAGAAGCAATGAACATTGAAGGAGTAACTTCTAAAAATGGTTTAATCAACATTATTTTCAATAAAGATGGCATTGGAAATTATGATATCGCTTTAAAAGACAAAACAAATAAAGACGGCGGAAAAAACAATCCACTTAAATTAAACATCCAAAATTATAAAGTTGAAAATTTCAAGTTTAAGTATTTTGACGAAAGTTCAAAAATAAAAATGGTAATCGATAGTTTAAACCATGAAGGAACTGGAAATTTTGCGGTTTCAAAATTAGATTTGGTGACTAAATCGACAGCTACTATTTCTTTGGACATGGACAAAGTCAATTACATGAAAAATGTACCGTTGACATTGGATGCCGTTTTGGGGATTGATTTAGAAAACAGCAAATACACTTTTAAAGAAAACAAAGCATTAATCAATCAATTGCCTTTAGAATTTGATGGATTCATTCAACTCGTTGATGCGGGTCAGCAATATGATTTAAAATTTAAAACTCCTACATCATCCTTTAAAAATTTCCTTGGGATTATTCCAGCGGCTTATGCTTCGAGTTTAGACAAGGTGAAAACAACGGGCGATTTTACTGTTTTTGGTTTTGCGAAAGGCTTGTATTCTGACACAACAGTTCCTAAATTCAATATAGCGATTGCCTCAAATAATGCTTCCTTTCAATATCCTAATTTACCAAAATCGGTTCAAAATATAGTTATTGACACTAAAATTATTAACGAAACTGGAATCCTGAACGATACTTATGTCAACCTTGACAAGCTTTCGTTCAAAATAGACCAGGATATTTTCAATGCCAAAGCAAATATTAGAAACGTCACTAAAAACCCTATAATCGATGCGGCATTGAAAGGCACCATCAATTTGGCCAACCTGACAAAAGCGTATCCAATAAAACTAAAAAAACCATTATCCGGTATTTTAAAAGCGGACGTCACCACTAAATTTGATATGGAATCAGTGGAGAAAAGCCAATATCAAAACATTAACAATGCGGGAACAATGAGTTTGTCCGGTTTTAATTATACCGATGAAAACGGCAAAACTATGAATATTAGTAATGCAATGGTTCAGTTTAATCCAAGTCAGGTCGATTTAAAGCAATTTGATGCAACCACTGGAAAAAGTGACATTAGCGTAACTGGGGTTTTGGAGAACTTTTATGGTTTTATATTTAGAAACCAAGAATTAAAAGGAAACTTCTATATGAATTCCAAGCAATTGGCGGTTAGTGATTTTATGACTGCGGGTGAAACTACTAAAACTCAAACCAAAAAAGCAGAAGCAATGAAGATTCCTGCTTTCTTGAACTGCACCCTTACCGCAAAAGCTAATACGGTTTTATATGACAATTTAACATTGAAAGATGTTTCTGGGAAATTGATTGTAAAGGACGAAAAAGTCACTTTACAAAATGTAAAAACATCTATTTTCGGTGGGACAATCGGAGTGAACGGAGCCGTTTCTACGAAAGGAAAGACACCTGTTTTCGACATGAGTTTGAATTTAAATCAAGTAGATATTGCGCAATCATTCACGCAACTGAACATGTTGAAAAAAATAGCACCAATTGCCGGAATCATCAATGGAAAGCTAAATTCAACCATCAAACTCAACGGATTTCTTGACGCTATTGCTCTTACTCCGGACTTAAAAACGCTTACTGGAGATTTATTAGGACAATTGCTTTCTACTACTGTAAATTCCACAAATTCCACTTTGTTGACAGCGTTAGGTTCAAATTTGAAATTTATTGATGTCAGTAAAATCAATTTGAATGATTTGAAAGCAGCCGTTACTTTCAAGGACGGAAAAGTAAATGTAAAGCCATTTAATATTAATTACAAAGATATCAAAGCAACTATCGGAGGAACGCACGGTTTTGACCAAAGCATGAATTACAACCTGAAATTTGATGTTCCCGCTAAATATTTGGGCTCAGAAGCCAATGCACTGATAGCAAAACTATCCGCTGCCGATGCCGCAAAATTACAAAGCTTTCCCATAAATGCTGTATTATCAGGTAATTTTACAAATCCAAAAATCACAACTGATATTAACACTGCTGTGACCAAACTAACGACTCAACTTGTTAACCAACAAAAAGAAAGACTGGTAAAACAAGGAACGTCTGCATTAACGGATTATATAAATAAAAACAAGAAACCAAGCGATACGACAAAAACTTCAACAACAAAAGAAGACGTAAAAACAAAAGCCACCGATTTACTCAATGGCTTATTTAATAAAAAGAAAAAAGTCGAGGAGCCTACTAAAACTAATTAA
- the sppA gene encoding signal peptide peptidase SppA, with translation MKFLGNVLATIIGIFVFFMLFFFGILIIGAIFGGESEGVTVKSNSVIELNLENIKNDYAGKYKDPWVTIFSDGKKIGVSDIINAVAEAKTDDDIKGISILNDNSSLGMAQSKALRDALEDFKKSGKFVMAYANSYSQKEYYLNSVANTIYLNPVGDMDFKGLSAEIMFFKDFQEKSGVKMEVIRHGKYKSAVEPFLENKMSDANREQTTALLNSVWNSITADISKSRNVSVAKLNEIANGLLARTPEMAKAAKLVDIIAYEDVYHNAIKNILKVDKDKDYNKVAILDYAKKVATTSKMSESNNEIAIIYAQGEIGSGEGDVNTIGEGSMRRSLQEARKNKDVKAIVLRIDSPGGSALTSDLIWREIELTKKVKPVVVSMGNYAASGGYYIACNANTIFAEKNTITGSIGVFGILPNFTTLATKIGIHTEQVKTHENAANYSPFVPLDAKFKAVTLEEIEHIYRTFVSHVAQGRKMTFAQVDAIAQGRVWSGSEALKEGLVDKIGGLDDAIREAARLSKIKDYSTQNYPEYEKNLNDLLENLPFAKSKASFIKEEIGEENYKIMQQIKRMQTQKGVQAMMPFEINIQ, from the coding sequence ATGAAATTTTTAGGAAATGTATTGGCTACCATCATCGGTATCTTCGTTTTTTTTATGTTGTTCTTTTTTGGGATACTAATCATTGGAGCCATTTTTGGTGGCGAATCTGAGGGAGTAACCGTAAAAAGCAACTCGGTAATTGAATTAAATTTAGAAAATATAAAAAATGACTATGCCGGGAAATACAAAGATCCCTGGGTAACTATTTTTTCAGATGGTAAAAAAATAGGAGTATCTGACATCATTAATGCTGTTGCCGAAGCAAAAACTGATGATGACATCAAAGGGATATCTATTTTGAATGACAATTCTTCTTTAGGAATGGCGCAAAGCAAAGCATTGAGAGACGCATTGGAAGATTTTAAAAAATCTGGGAAGTTTGTAATGGCTTATGCCAATTCTTATTCTCAAAAAGAATATTATTTAAATTCAGTTGCCAACACTATATATTTGAACCCTGTTGGGGACATGGATTTCAAAGGACTTTCGGCTGAAATCATGTTTTTTAAGGATTTCCAAGAAAAATCAGGTGTGAAAATGGAAGTGATACGCCACGGAAAATATAAAAGTGCAGTTGAACCTTTTCTTGAAAATAAGATGAGTGATGCCAATAGAGAACAAACTACCGCTTTATTAAATTCAGTTTGGAATTCTATAACTGCTGATATTTCCAAAAGCAGAAATGTATCGGTGGCTAAATTAAATGAAATTGCAAATGGACTTCTTGCCAGAACTCCTGAAATGGCAAAAGCTGCGAAACTAGTGGACATCATTGCTTACGAAGATGTTTATCACAACGCCATTAAAAACATTTTGAAAGTAGATAAAGACAAAGATTACAATAAAGTTGCCATTCTGGATTATGCGAAAAAAGTAGCTACTACTTCAAAAATGAGTGAAAGCAATAACGAAATCGCAATCATTTATGCACAAGGAGAAATTGGAAGTGGAGAAGGTGATGTAAATACCATCGGAGAAGGCTCTATGCGTCGCTCATTGCAAGAAGCAAGAAAAAACAAAGATGTAAAAGCGATTGTACTACGTATTGATAGCCCAGGAGGAAGTGCTTTAACTTCTGATTTGATTTGGAGAGAAATTGAACTGACGAAAAAAGTAAAACCTGTAGTTGTTTCTATGGGGAATTACGCAGCTTCAGGAGGATATTATATCGCTTGTAATGCCAACACTATTTTTGCAGAAAAAAATACAATAACCGGTTCAATTGGAGTATTTGGTATATTACCTAATTTCACGACTTTGGCGACTAAAATCGGTATCCATACTGAACAGGTAAAAACTCATGAAAATGCCGCAAATTATAGCCCTTTCGTCCCATTAGACGCGAAATTTAAAGCAGTCACACTTGAAGAGATTGAACATATTTACAGAACTTTTGTATCTCATGTTGCTCAAGGACGGAAAATGACATTTGCGCAAGTTGATGCCATTGCACAAGGAAGAGTTTGGTCTGGTTCTGAAGCCTTGAAAGAAGGTCTTGTAGATAAAATTGGAGGGTTGGATGACGCCATTCGTGAAGCGGCCAGATTATCAAAAATAAAAGACTACAGCACACAAAACTACCCTGAATATGAAAAAAACCTAAATGATCTTTTAGAAAATTTGCCTTTTGCAAAATCTAAAGCATCTTTTATCAAAGAAGAAATCGGAGAAGAAAACTATAAAATCATGCAACAAATAAAAAGAATGCAAACGCAAAAAGGAGTTCAAGCCATGATGCCTTTTGAAATTAACATTCAATAA
- the folK gene encoding 2-amino-4-hydroxy-6-hydroxymethyldihydropteridine diphosphokinase: MKSQHQVILSLGSNQGNRLENIENCLELIHREIGTVIKVSRLYETPSWGFDSDAFYNCVLVIHTTSSAQKILTQVLKVEKKLGRVRTSDLGYQSRIIDIDLIAFDEEIIESEKLQIPHPLMQNRKFVLLPIQDLNLDWKHPVLKKTISELLEFCPDPSVCKVIQKLKNPLQSIALEQFNYVAFEGNIGAGKTTLATKISEDFNAKTVLERFADNPFLPKFYKDQNRYAFPLEMSFLADRYQQLSDDLAQFDLFKDFIVADYHIFKSLIFAKITLADDEYRLYRNLFDIIYREMPKPDLYVYLYQNSERLLQNIKKRGRSYEQKIPADYLDKINNGYLDYIKSQTDLNVLIIDVSDRDFVKNQEDYLFILDEIQKKIS; this comes from the coding sequence ATGAAATCACAACATCAGGTCATTTTATCGCTAGGAAGTAATCAAGGCAATCGATTGGAAAACATCGAAAATTGCCTAGAATTAATACATCGGGAAATAGGAACGGTAATTAAAGTTTCCAGGTTGTATGAGACTCCTTCTTGGGGTTTTGATAGTGATGCTTTTTATAATTGCGTTTTAGTTATTCATACCACGAGCTCCGCCCAGAAAATTTTGACTCAGGTTTTAAAAGTGGAAAAGAAATTGGGACGGGTTCGCACTTCTGATTTAGGTTATCAATCGCGAATCATTGATATAGATTTAATTGCTTTTGATGAAGAAATTATTGAGTCAGAAAAACTTCAGATTCCGCATCCGTTAATGCAAAACAGGAAATTTGTTTTGTTGCCTATTCAGGATTTAAATTTGGATTGGAAACATCCTGTTCTCAAAAAGACAATTTCGGAGCTATTAGAATTCTGTCCAGATCCAAGTGTTTGTAAAGTGATTCAAAAGTTAAAAAATCCTTTGCAAAGTATTGCTTTGGAACAATTTAATTATGTTGCCTTTGAAGGAAATATTGGAGCAGGAAAAACGACATTGGCGACTAAAATTTCCGAAGATTTTAATGCAAAAACAGTTTTGGAGCGTTTTGCTGACAATCCTTTTTTACCTAAATTTTATAAAGACCAAAATCGATATGCGTTTCCGTTGGAAATGTCATTCCTCGCCGACAGATACCAGCAATTATCAGATGATTTAGCGCAATTTGATTTGTTTAAAGATTTTATTGTGGCCGATTATCATATTTTTAAGTCTTTGATTTTTGCCAAAATCACACTTGCTGATGATGAATATCGTTTATACCGAAATTTATTCGATATCATTTACAGAGAAATGCCTAAACCGGATTTATATGTTTATTTGTACCAAAATTCAGAACGATTGTTGCAAAATATTAAGAAAAGAGGCAGAAGCTACGAGCAAAAAATCCCGGCAGATTATTTAGATAAAATCAATAATGGCTATTTAGATTACATCAAATCGCAAACCGATTTAAATGTATTAATAATTGATGTTTCGGATCGGGATTTTGTAAAAAACCAAGAAGATTATCTTTTTATTTTAGATGAAATCCAAAAGAAAATCAGCTAA
- a CDS encoding T9SS type B sorting domain-containing protein — protein MAIYLKNPQNYFEYSVDGINYQSSNVFFNVPGGLQTAYVRETSFCSYDTRNFIVLITPKFFTPNNDTYNDVWEVKGLTNYPEAEVSIFDRYGNLITRLNASKLTWDGTYNGSPLPATDYWYILKIDASSLEKSGHFSLKR, from the coding sequence GTGGCGATTTATTTAAAGAATCCACAAAATTATTTTGAATACTCAGTCGATGGAATTAATTACCAAAGTTCAAATGTATTTTTTAATGTACCAGGTGGACTGCAAACCGCTTATGTGAGAGAAACGAGTTTCTGTAGTTATGACACCCGGAATTTTATTGTTCTGATAACTCCAAAGTTTTTCACCCCTAACAATGACACTTATAATGATGTATGGGAAGTAAAAGGATTAACTAATTATCCCGAAGCCGAAGTATCTATTTTTGATCGATATGGAAATTTAATTACAAGACTGAATGCTTCCAAACTGACTTGGGACGGAACATATAATGGTAGTCCACTACCGGCAACTGATTATTGGTACATATTGAAAATTGATGCTTCAAGTCTTGAAAAGAGTGGGCATTTTTCGCTAAAACGATAA
- a CDS encoding DDE-type integrase/transposase/recombinase, with the protein MRGYIFQGLKKEVAFQISAITKHQYYYQNKRTNQGRSPSTTTFYTDKYGQKFEVSNDVIIEEIKQAHQDLDTDYGHRKMETRLQLMGYDINHKKVYRLMKGAQLLKEQHQKPSKTRVKYRKVFPSQPFEVLEMDIKFVWVEEYKMHSYVLTTIDTFTRLVLHWTVAYSIKKEDVKRAWEHIIINHLQPNNCLEKGIHIEVRNDNDSRFSAKMIQNFFKDNYLNQVFTHPYTPQENGHIESFHAILAKKLRPFHFWTIDELEGVLTIFYEKYNNERLHSSVCNLPPNIFLECWNKGLIEQKRDEIKRKITFKLKIPYQQISGNTSLKCSSLQNLEIPPFFVGELNFSEIEMTRPETFLQTSV; encoded by the coding sequence GTGAGAGGCTACATTTTTCAGGGCTTGAAGAAAGAAGTAGCATTTCAAATTTCAGCAATAACCAAGCACCAGTATTATTATCAAAACAAGCGGACTAATCAAGGAAGAAGTCCTTCTACGACGACTTTTTACACTGACAAGTACGGGCAAAAATTTGAAGTTTCAAATGATGTGATTATTGAAGAAATAAAGCAAGCTCATCAAGATCTCGACACAGATTATGGTCATCGGAAAATGGAAACTAGATTACAACTGATGGGTTACGATATTAATCATAAGAAAGTATATCGATTGATGAAAGGCGCACAATTATTGAAGGAACAACATCAAAAGCCTAGTAAAACCAGGGTAAAATACCGTAAGGTTTTTCCAAGTCAGCCCTTTGAAGTTTTGGAAATGGACATTAAATTTGTGTGGGTCGAGGAGTATAAAATGCATAGCTATGTGCTAACAACTATTGACACTTTTACCAGACTTGTTTTGCATTGGACGGTTGCCTATTCCATCAAAAAAGAAGATGTTAAAAGGGCATGGGAACATATTATAATAAATCATTTACAACCAAATAATTGCCTAGAAAAAGGGATTCATATTGAGGTTCGCAATGATAATGACAGTCGATTTTCGGCAAAAATGATTCAAAATTTCTTCAAAGATAACTACCTGAATCAAGTCTTTACACATCCATATACCCCACAGGAAAATGGACATATTGAGAGTTTTCATGCTATTTTAGCAAAAAAACTAAGACCTTTTCATTTTTGGACAATCGATGAATTGGAAGGTGTTTTGACCATTTTTTATGAGAAATACAATAATGAACGTCTACATTCCTCAGTTTGTAATTTACCTCCAAATATCTTTTTAGAATGCTGGAATAAAGGGCTAATCGAACAAAAAAGAGATGAAATAAAACGAAAAATAACATTCAAACTCAAAATCCCATACCAACAAATATCGGGCAATACGAGTCTGAAGTGCAGTTCCTTGCAAAATTTAGAGATTCCGCCTTTTTTTGTGGGTGAACTAAATTTTAGTGAAATCGAAATGACCAGGCCTGAAACATTTCTACAAACATCGGTGTAA
- a CDS encoding transposase — MEKRKFTKEEKLKIIKEASEQGVKPTLEKYSVFPASYYSWKKKMDTMGEEGFAHGMTPAQLKRIRELEKENKLLKEIVIQKELEGKLKDELLKKKFALEKKRNS; from the coding sequence ATGGAAAAGAGAAAATTTACCAAAGAAGAGAAGCTAAAGATCATAAAGGAAGCTTCAGAACAAGGTGTTAAACCTACATTAGAGAAATATTCGGTATTTCCTGCGAGTTATTACTCATGGAAGAAGAAGATGGATACTATGGGCGAAGAGGGCTTCGCACATGGAATGACCCCCGCGCAGCTTAAACGAATCAGAGAACTGGAAAAAGAAAACAAGCTACTCAAAGAAATTGTTATTCAAAAAGAGCTTGAAGGCAAGTTAAAAGACGAATTGCTAAAAAAGAAATTCGCCTTGGAGAAAAAAAGGAACTCGTGA
- a CDS encoding RNA methyltransferase, which translates to MRKLENSELERKSIEAFKESKKTPIILVLDDIRSLHNIGSVFRTADAFLIEKIYLCGITATPPNKEIHKTALGATETVSWEHNDNVIEVIEKLKKENVTTLAIEQVESAVFLQDFKVEKDKKYALVFGNEVYGVSQEAVAVCDGSIEIPQLGTKHSLNISVSAGIVVWDLFSKINWNR; encoded by the coding sequence ATGAGAAAGCTTGAAAACAGCGAATTGGAAAGAAAATCAATTGAGGCGTTTAAAGAATCTAAAAAGACACCTATTATCTTAGTGCTGGATGACATTAGAAGTCTACATAATATTGGCTCGGTTTTTAGAACAGCCGATGCCTTTTTGATAGAAAAAATATATCTCTGTGGTATTACTGCTACTCCACCAAACAAAGAAATCCATAAAACAGCACTTGGAGCCACTGAAACTGTTTCATGGGAACATAATGACAATGTAATTGAAGTCATTGAAAAATTAAAAAAAGAAAATGTAACGACACTTGCTATAGAACAAGTGGAAAGTGCCGTTTTTCTCCAAGATTTTAAAGTCGAAAAAGACAAAAAATACGCCTTAGTTTTTGGAAACGAAGTGTATGGAGTATCTCAAGAAGCAGTTGCTGTTTGTGATGGTTCAATTGAAATTCCACAATTAGGAACCAAACATTCTTTGAACATTTCAGTAAGCGCAGGCATTGTCGTTTGGGATTTATTTTCTAAAATAAATTGGAATCGATAA
- a CDS encoding DUF1573 domain-containing protein, with protein sequence MKKIVTLALLLVLGVTASNAQETSKVSKKMKVKTTKVSTPKVDGAGMVFVTETIDYGTVAHNADGKREFVFTNNGNKPLIITNTQGSCGCTVPTTPKEPIAPGAKGVIGVKYATDRVGPFTKTVTVTSNATGQANKTLTIKGTVLGDDAPKS encoded by the coding sequence ATGAAAAAAATAGTTACACTAGCATTATTACTAGTATTAGGAGTTACAGCTTCTAACGCGCAAGAGACATCAAAAGTTTCTAAGAAGATGAAAGTTAAAACAACTAAGGTTTCCACTCCAAAAGTTGACGGAGCAGGAATGGTTTTTGTAACTGAAACTATCGATTATGGTACAGTAGCACATAATGCTGACGGGAAACGTGAATTTGTTTTTACTAATAACGGAAACAAACCATTAATCATCACTAATACTCAAGGTTCATGTGGATGTACAGTTCCGACAACGCCAAAAGAACCGATTGCTCCTGGCGCAAAAGGTGTTATTGGTGTGAAATATGCAACTGACAGAGTAGGGCCATTCACTAAAACAGTGACAGTAACCTCAAATGCGACTGGGCAAGCAAATAAAACACTTACCATTAAAGGGACCGTTTTAGGAGATGATGCACCGAAAAGCTAA